The sequence GCCCGCccacgcgctgcctgcccacgcgctgcctgcccacgcgctgcctgcccacgcgctgcctgcccacgcgctgcctgcccacgcgctgcctgcccacgcgctgcctgcacccggtctgcggcgccgtctccgtgGCTGCCTGCCTGCCGCGGTTTTCCGAGTCTCTGTCTGTCACTCTGTTTCTCTCTCCACATCTGCGGCTGTCCGCTGTTGCGCTTGCCTCAGCGTCTGCGTGGCCGTCGAACTCCGCGGCTGGCTTGCTGAAGCGcgtgctgccggcgctcgTCTCGGGCTTCGAGCTCGCCTGCCTCAGCGGCCCGCTCGCCGAGGAGCCCATTCGGTAAGGTGCAAAACGAACGGCAAGCTGCTGAGGGCGGTACGGCTTGGCTGCAGTATTCGCCACGCAGGAGACGAGACACATGCTGTCTGGACAGAGCGGTCCCGAAACGCACGCGAGAGCCTCACCCCTCGTTGCTCCCCGAAATGGACAGCGCTTGCGCGACAGAGGCCACGAACTCGCGTGCATCACcctgtcggcgtctgcggcgatTGAGTGCTGTGGGTCTTCCGGCGGGATCCGCCTCACCCCTCTGTCGCCCCGGTCGCGCGCGACTGAGTGGCGGCACTCTTTCATTGGGTCTCTGCTgactgcgcggcgctggcctcTCGTTCTGCTTCCTTTCTAGGGGCGTGGCCTTCATCCTGGAGGCGCTTGTTTACCGGACCCCTTCGGCTGGGTCtagcggcgcagaggcgcgaaagTTGGCCGTGGGCGTGTGCCGacctctctcggcgccgagaggcgaACAAGAGGACGCCCTCGACGACGCCCGCAGCGTCGTTTCTCTCGACTCCTCGTTGTGTCGCACCGTCTGCTcagcgaacgcggcgacTCCCCACGGACCATTCTCCGGCCAGGTAGCCACGATCGCCCACCGAAAAAACTTCAAAAATACGAGGAGGAGCCCGGCGACCCGTCGCGGGGAGCGAGACGGTGTCTGTCGTGTGACCGGCTCAACGGGGTGGTGTGTGGATGCACTCGGCGTGGCGACCGCgcaacgcgcgaggcggctgcggcgcagggaTGACACGCGGGCTGCTTGGGTGCCTTGCTCTCTACCTGCGTCTTCTCAGGTGATGTCGACGATGAAGGAAGCGTGCAGGAAGAGTCTGCTTCAACGCGGCCGGTGCCGAATTTACGAAGCCATGATCCGCTTCAGTAAGCTCACGCAACCGAACGACAATTCAGCTCGCCTTCTAACGGCGGTTTCTTACCCCCGCAAGGCTCGCAACTGTGGACCCTGCATTCCTGCTGCCAGCGTCCCTtgcctgcttctgctgcgaCGCCCCGCGTACGGGCAGCGTCGGTGACTAACACAGGTCTGTCTCCCTGGGCGGTGGTCGCTTGTTCACTGGAGttctctctgcctttctGCTGTCATCCAGCCCTGACGTGTGAGCAGCGCGTGCTGGGGAAGGTGTACGGAGTTCtctcgaggagacgcagcaaAATCTACAAGGAGGGTCTTCTCGAGGGTCAGACGTCGCTCTTCATTGTTGACGGCTGTCTGCCCACGTCAGAGGCCGTCGGCATAGCGCGCGAGCTCCGGTGAGCAgggcgcgtctctcgcgcgggcgacaggcGAGCACACGAAACTTCTGCGTGTGCCTCTTCGGATCGATCGCCTAGGATGTGCCTGCGTGGATGGAATTGCGctcacgcgcaggcggctgaTCGCAACGGCATTGGAGTTAGCACGTGGATACAACAGGAGATGCAGCCGATGGTGGTAATTTATTCACTATATTTTCGTCATAGACCACATCCTTTTGCACTATAGAAGATCAAGGGTGGTTGTGCACAGGTGGTGAGCAACTCACGGTAGCGCCTATCTTCTGCTTGCATAATTTAAATAGTTCTAGTAGCCCTTCATGTATTGATTCGGCACTCAAGTGGGCTTCTGTCATCATATGCAAATGTTGGATCTGTAGATCACACGATAGAAGCCTGGTGAAGCGCAGTGCCCACAAGAAGCGGCAACCTGCCTACGATCGGTGTATTCGCATCTGTTTTTCCTAACAAGAAAGACTCTTTGGAAAAAGTGCATACGTTCACACTCTCAGAGTGCGTGCGTTTTGCGGTGGAGGGGATGCAAATCGCTCCGCGAGACTCGGCGGACAGACAGGGCGTTGCGCTCTGGCCTCTTTCCGGCTGTCTCCTTGTGTTCGCGATCGCGCGTATCCCCACGCAGCGCAGCTGGTGACCAGGGAATAGGTTCACTGGAAGAAGGGATCACGGCCCGAAATTTCTCATCACCCTTCCGTGGCGCTCGGGAGTACACTCTTTCCAGTCGAACTCTGTCTGCAGAACGAGTAACTTCGTGGTaggggagagacagcgaagccGAGGTTCCTGTCCGAAGCTCAGCTCTACTTTCGGCGCAGTCTTTCGACGCATGGTGTCATCTTTTAATTTTCAGTTCGAAGGCGTCGGGCCACGTCACCCTGCAGATGCAGTTCTCCCACTGGGAAGTCCTGGACGAGGATCCATTTCCTGAGGCATGCATGACTGAAGAGGTAAACTATTTCGACCGACATTTCCATCGTCGCGCTTGACAATAGAGACGGCCCTAACACGCATTCTTTGCCAAGTCACGTCGAGCGTGCTTCGTGCCTCGAAAGGGAGCCACTTTTTCCGAAGCTCAGCTAAAGGGAATGTGTCCTTCGCTTGCCGACTCTGTTGTCTCGTTCACAGTCAACTGCCTTGTGCATGTCTTTCGCTGCGGCTGTGTTCTTGGGCTGCCCGGTTTCGCTCAGGAAGTCGAAGACGAGGGAGCCGCTGGGATTGCTGCGTTGGCTAGCCAAATCACTGCACGGCGAATTATCAACTCAATTCGAAAGACAAAGGTAGGTGCGTTCATTCGAAATGGAGAGTTTCCATTCGTCAGCCTCTTCGGCAAGAAGGGCTGTGGCGGGCCTGCAGAGTCCTTGGTGAATGAGCGAACCTTGGATGTACAGAAGGAAGGAGAGCCTTTgagtctctgtcttctcttcgtcACTGGCGCTGCCGTATCGTCATGCACGAAAAAACGCTACACGAGCTGTCTCCTGATAGCTGTACATCAAAACCAGGGGCGAGTTACGTCAGCTGCTAAAAACGAAATGGCATGCCCCCTACGAGGGCGGAAGTTCTGCCGAAGTCCGATAAAGACTGAATAATACTTTAGAGAGCTGCCTGTCTCCCTGTCGCTCCGACCTCCGATTGGAGTAACGCGaaaacgcggagagcgcTGTTTCACGGGTGGCATCTTTTCTGTCTTCCTTTCCGAGTTGGTTTGTGGAGCCATTCGCAGCAGCATTCATACTCCTTCTAGCCGACATACTTGCTTCTACACCGCGAATGTCTGGTGTGTGCATATGCTGTTCAGGGCCTGCCAACGGAAGAAAAGGTTGTGACGGCAGCTGAGAAGCAGAGAACTCTGACAAGGAATAAATGAGTTACAGCATTTGTTTTGTTTCGTTTTTGTCGTTCGAGCTACAAATTGCCTGCCAGAGCTTGACGCTCCCACAGTAAAAGATATGCGTCCGGCTTGCATAAAAACGCTACTTCAGCATTTTTTTCCGTGTTGCTCTAGACCGTTCCAGGCTGCGTGCTGCTGTGCTGAATGCAAAGATTGCTAATAATGAAAGCAATCGTACAGAACTCGGTGCACGCTTGTGCACAACAGATACACCTTCCGCTCGATTGCTCCAGCACTTCATTTCTGATGGGGGGAAACGAGGCTGCTGGTGGGCTATAATGACGCTGTacgaggcggagagcagTTCTGTATCTCGCAGCCAGCCTCTGAGTCATGAAAAAAGGGGAAGGCATGGGCACTGTCGCGTATCACTCGGGCGTGGAAAGAGACGTGCGGCGTGCGCCCACGCAGTGTCACAAGTGTGGAACGCCACCGCACATTCAAACGGCCATAAGGGGAAGCGCCTGATAAAAAAACCGCACGTGAATGCATGTCACGCCCGACAGAGTTCAAGTACCCTTCACAGCAGCGAAGGAAGGTGTCAGGAGCCAGCAGAGAGGCACCTGAAGAAGTGTTAAAGCAAAAATCACAGACTTTGGTCCCGCCAGGCGACTAGCATCCCGGCTGACTTGCCAGCCAGCTGCCTCGTTCTCCTgcgagcagcgcgtcgtGGCACCTCTAAGGAGCAccagcagctccgccgcggcgcacgcaaACAGATATACATAGGCGACTGTGAAAATCCACGTAATGCTCGCACCATTTATCAGAGCCTCCcctcgctgcggagactCAACAGCGGACTGGCCTCCAGGAGCGTCTGGTGACGCTGCGCGGATACCAGCGTCCTCTCCGCCATCGATAACCTCGACTGagccttctgcagcgccctcTGCGGAAAGCGGAACGGCGGCGCCACTTGCGCGAGAACCTTCCAAACTGGCAAGCGCATTGAGAAAGAGACGCACGGCAATGAGAAGCGCCAGATGAACGTACTTGTAGCcgcagaaagaaaacagaTCGAGCGTGGACACAGCCCCCGCTCCGGAGACGTAGAAGGAAACTTTGGCAACGAGAACTTCTGCAGCGAGGAGCAACAAGGCGATGGACGCCGTGCTGCCTAACAGCTCGGGCCGGAAGTcgttcgctgcgcctctcgtcaAGGCGTAGAGGAGGACGTACGTAACTAAAGCCATGAGGGGCGTATACAGATCCCGAGGAAGTGGGTTCGAACCCGCGTGAGAACTATCACCCCCGAAATCTTTTGCAGGCAGTGACCGCGCACCCGCAGCCGGGGTGGAACGCCACAAAGACAGAAATGGGAAAAGGAGCTGAAGAAGGCGTTGTCGGACGCTTGTCTGGCTGACGCTGAAATACGGCCGCAGCACGGCAATGGCAGACGGAAACCACTTCTGAAGTTGTGACACCTGAGATGCAGCCTGCGTCGACAGGTTATCTGCCACAGTATTGAACATCATTTGCATCACGGCTTTCTGCATGTCCGAGTTCGCGCCTGGAGCTGGAGCCCCCCCGTCCGGCCTCGGTCCCCCCATCGGCTCTGATTGGTGATTTGCGCCGCCTGGAATTTGACCTGCCGTTACATCGTCTGCTCTCATATCCATCTGAGGCCTCCCAAAAGGAGAACTCCACACCGCAGAAGATCCAGCCATGGCCTCACCCACATGAtagggccgcggcgccgacgatTGCCCTGCTCCAACGTCTAGTGGCATTCCTGGCGGCAACATGCCAGAAGAAGGGTTGGTTACACCTCGGGAGCGAACGTGCTGCGACGGTACAAACTCATTCTGATGAGCTACGGAAGATGCAGCACCAGGGTGAAGATGGGACGTTGCCGGGTTACCCTGCCATGCAAAACGCTGCGGGCCAGCAGACGAGACGAATGAGTTAGGCGCCGCCATCATCGCAGCTGGTAGCGGACAACGCCTGAGGGCTATGACGATTTTGCCATTCACGTCAGCCGGACGAACACTTGACGGACAACACGATCAGACCAGCTTAGGAGTCACAACAAAAAGAGACGTCAGCCGTGGCGAAAAAAACGCCGCAGAAATACGACGGTTCAAGCTGGCGAAAAGGAGAGAGTCATATCAAGCTCAAAAGGGTGTTTGGCAGAGGACGATACATTTCCTTCCAACAGCATGCAGAATATGAAAGAACTGGAACCAGTCTCTTTCCGAACGGCCTGTCCGATAACGAGGAAACCTACTTTTTCCCTCTTTCAAGCACGAGTCTCACAATAAGTACAACGCCCTCGTCGTGGGATTAAACTGCCGGAAAGGGGAGGGAAGCCACCTTCACTAGACATCCACAAGAAGGAGGAAGGATGGAATCTGTGTTACGAGTTTGCGTTCGGTGCATCGTTGCAGACAACAGCGTGCACAGCGAAGGATGCAGCACGTGGCATGCGCGGGTGATTTTTGTGGTCAGTCCACATACATGCCTACTTCTTGTCACACTGCCTAAGAGCACCATGTTTGGAGAGTGactgaagagaaaagaaaatcCGTAACACCAGAGAAAGCCACTCTCCAGGGCTCGTGCTGAGGACCCGCCAATGCAgcctccgtcgtctgctGTATTCCTCGGCGAGCCGTCATCACGGGCAGACAACAGAAGCGCTTTTCGTGAATTAGTGACCACCACATGAAAGGATGGCTTCCTGAGTGAACATTAGTTGGACTCCGGACTCAAACAGGTGGATGAACGCAAGAAGATACGCGAGACGGGGGTATAGCCAAGCTCACGGCCGCCATGGCACCCAAACTCGTTGACACCTGTTGAGGGCGCAAATGCGGACATCATGGGTCGGTCTTGCTCAGTGACGCGATACGTtagtgctctgccttgtgTGAACAGCCTTCTGAAGAGCAATATGCGTATGTGACTGGTGGAATCCTCATGGTGCATACATCGGCGATTGTCTGGCACCGGATGGTCGAAAGCCGTATGTGCTTCGTGTAGCAAGAGTTTGTAGGTCAGTCCACAGCAGAGCGGAGCAGCAAGGCATCAAGCTCGAAGAGGTTGTTGAGTGGATTTCACGGTTGATGGATTGTGGTTCTGCGTGCAATACAGGATAAGTTGTCTGCGCGCCCTTCGTTACCTCGTAACCGACAAGCGAGCCGTCCGTATTTTTCGAATGTGGTCGTGGAAGCCAGGTCCTTTGCTCGGTTTCATTCTATCATGTACGAGGAGTCCATTTATCTGGAAGAAAAGGGGACGAAGACCGGAATCCGCTAGAAGCCTACTGCATCTGCATGTGCACGTTACGCACTCTAGAGAGATGGTGCAGGCAACGGCCTGTGCCCTTTCGGCCTACACGTTAAGTGTCACACCAAGGCACACGAACGTGAAAACCTATTTATCAGTTCAGGGCAGGCGCGAGAACGTCTCAGTCTGGAGAACACGGAGATACGGCGCCGCGTTCCTCTTTCATAATGACACAGACAGAGCTCTGTAATCACTACGGAGGGTGCAGCCAAGGAACGTCTATTAGGCAACCTGATCAACGACACAACGCTGATCGCACCCTTCGggtcgccttctcgcctgcgtgtcCCACACCTTCCACGAAGAGCTCCCAGACAACACAGTTGCCCTCCCGCCCCTCGGACACGCGTCTGATACCGCCGCTCTAGACGAGAACAGAACAGCGCGCTAGTCAAGCGCCGCACATGGGCTGGTCATGTGCCCTGAGGATGCAGCACACCTCCTGGGCAGTCGGTTCACTATTCCTGCGTGCGGCTGGAGCGTGGGCAGGAACGCGTTCGCCGGCAAACAGAGTGCCGTGTGCTCTAGTGCTCTAGGCGGTGGACGTGTCTGCAGCTGGGCTAacgctctctgcctccctgCACGCAGTGAGGGCCTTCTTGAGCTGGTCCTCGAGTTCGCCGGCCCTGTTCAGCTCCTCCATGATATCCACCCCACCCAcgactgcgccgccgacaACTAACAAAGGGTAAGTCGGCCAGTTGAAGTGCTTTTTCGCGACTGCCCGGACATCTGGGTACTGCAGAATGTCGACGAAAGTGTACTCCTCCACCTCTAGTGAATTCAGTATGCCGACCGCCCTCGCGGAGAATCCACACATCGGCGCCTGTGGCGAGCCCTTCATGAACAGCACGACAGCGGTCGACTTCACCAGGTCGTCCAGTTTCTTCTTCAGACCCTGGAAAACAAAGCacgcagcgggcgcaggcgtgtGAGGTGTGCTGCTGCACCCGTGCGCGAAACCAGCGCGAGCCAGTGGATGACGGAATGACACGCGTCAGACTGGTGGCTGTACCGTCGAACGTATCTACACAGAATGACTTGTAGTGTCAGACTAGGAATTACGCTCGTAAGTCCCTCTCCGCACCCGCGTGCACATCGGACTTTCGCGGGCGGGGCTTACTGCTTCCGCTTCCGGGTTAGCCGCGTTCTCTGCGAAGAAGCATACCAGACAGTTGGACACGCTAGACCATGTGGGGGAACGGTTCGTGAGGCCTTCTGATCTGCTCAAGCAGCGAAGCCCGGGGCAGCTTCACAAGGCGGATTCAATGCTCAAAAAGACTGGACTCGAACGCCGAGAACCTGCTCTGCGTCAGTGCCCGTCTTGCTCAGAGCGAGAGTGCCTGTCCATGGCGCCCAGGAAGCACTGGCCTGCAGACAAACATACTTTACTATTGCTCCCAACGCTCCTGTACACCACGGGGTCTGTTGGACATGTAGTTGCATCCAGCCTACTCCACAACAGAAGTCCCGTCGTACCTGTGCTAGTGGATTGCTCGGGTGCGGAAACAGTCCCGTTCGAACGAGATGGAGTGCCAATGAACATGAGGCTCGTGCCTCCACAGACAGATTTCGTTCTTGTGTAGCGCGTCGCCAGATGCCCCAGAAAGCGTCGACCCCCGACGGACTGGGGAGGCACCGGCTGTTTGCGAACGCCGCTTGAGGTCGGTTGGATCCCCTTCTGCGCCGAGACAGTCCGCCGCCGGGAGCAGGCAAAAATGCTCCTCTGGGGAATTCCAAACTGCTGTCTGCACTGCGCTGCTGGTGAAAGGGCATTCAACTGCGAGAAGGAGCTCGGCAGGCGGGAGCAAACCGACAGTGCCGCGGCTACTGGAGAGCCGAGAGCCTCCCGGGTCAGACGGACGATCGAGGAGTTCATTTTCCCTTTTACTGTGATGCCCTGGGCGTGTTTGTCATGGCCATGCGACAAGCGAGATGAACGGGATGCCAATGGCTAGCCGCTACGTATCCGCGCAGATTCAACCAGCAACAGTAAAGGGGTCTGGCACGTCCTTTCCTTCAGTGACCGCAAAGGGGAACCGGAGACTTTGCCAAGATAGACCAAAAACGAAACCAAAAACGCGTTTGAGCGAGAAAGACCCTTGCGTGGATAATACGGCGTAGAGGTTGCCTCTAGTGATGATGAGCTGGTAATGCAGAATTGCCGTGGGAGGCACGCGAACAGAGACACACGGTCACCAGCGCCGCAAAGTGCACACAGCTGCAGATGAAATCGCAACTGGAAAGAGTGAGTCCGATTTTTCGAAACCCAACTCACGTTGTAGCGGCTGCGTTTACGAGAAAATATCAGGGGCTGTTTTACGCTTGTTGCTGTCGAATCTCATGCGTACACGCGATGGCATGCATGCAAAGTAACTACGAAAGCCTAGTAGAAACATGTGCATCTGCCACAGAGGAACGTTACATGTCTAATGAATATGACAGCACTTGACGGGTTCCTTGCACTGTAAAGATGACGCGAGGATTGTAGTGGTTCAACAACACGATGAATCAGACCAGTCAATGCCGTGTATGAGTGCGGTAGGAGCGCCCACTACGCTCGAAGCAACGCATTATCGTTTCCACAAGTGTAAACCTGCAGTGAGCCGGCAATCCTGTGCTGTCTTCTACTTGTTTTATTGGTCTGCAAATGTCTATCCGCCGTTGCGATTCCACAACCTTGATCTAGAGCGTCGTTTTCGTGTTTTGAGgtctatgggctgctctgAGGCTCTGGTACTACATACTGCAGTCGACCTCCTTGCGCAAAGCAGCGCTGGGGTTTTCCTCGGCGATTAGGCGGTGTTTTCGCGAAACAGATTACGTCTCAGAGCCACGAGATGCCAGTTCCTAGGGATgccgaaggagaagagcCAGGGCGCCCGCTCTACAGTTCTCATGTGACGGCGGgttcttctgcctccgccgctcggaATCccacagagaggccgcgcatCCCCGGCACTGTTTTGCATCCTGACGAAATTCACGACCGAACTCGGCACCGCGTTGAGTATTTCGAAGCCAAGCAAGCCACACACtacgagaagaaggaaagagaCGCCATTCGCACCCAGATAGGGAAAGAAATCCGAGACAAATGCAGGTGCGCTCCAGCCGAAGCCCCACTCTCTGTTCATGCCATGCTTGCCTCACCTGTGTATATGCCTGAAACACGTCTGAGGCAAGCGAGGCAGAACAGAGGTATCTGACATCCTGTTTCACGTTTTTGCTTGTCAAGCGAGCCCCGCGATGTAGCACTTACGAGCGAAGCGTCAACGGCAGAGCGGCTCGGAGACTTCCTGGGAAATCGGTTGCGttggcgagggcgcggatgCCTAACAGCCGTCTTCAAACCTGTGCGGTATGCCGCAGTACCTGTGGAGAAACGCGAAGTGACGGCGGCGGCATGCTGGACGAGCTTCAAAATCTGAGTGCGCACCGGTTGCTGTTCTTTCGTGTCTGGTCCGACTGCGCGAGTCGGctgcgcgttttttcgcGTTGAGCGGTTGTGAGTGCGGCTCGATCCGTGTTCGTGTACTGACTGTAGCAATGATGGTTCATTTGGTTCTCAGGGCGGAGCTTGATGACTACTACGACTGCATGTGCGAGCGCACGTTCACTTTCGTCGCTTGCCGGTCGTTTGCGGCTGCAGTGCAGAAGTGCATCAAGAAATACGAGAGGCCAGAGGTATGGCAAGGTCGTGCCTTAGTGCGATGGGTGGCAGAGGCGGTGTAGCCCCGCTGTGTGGTGTTGTTCTTCTGATTCATGATGTcaggacgaagaaggcgttTCGATCGGCGGAATCGGCGTGTGAATCGACGACTCCAGCCAGATATTGCGCTGTTTTTCTTCCTGCtgtccctctgtctctgtgttGCTTTCCCAGTTTCTCCTCATCCGGCTTCCTCTATGAAGGTCTCTGCGCTGGAGCGTGGAATAGATGGGATGTAGAGTTGTGACATCTATTTGTCGGGCGCTGGTGTACCCTGAGATGCTCGCGACAGTGTCTCCTGCTGCTGTGTGGATACGTGCAGGTGATGGACAAGCGTTGGCAAGAAATCGCCCTCGAGCGCGAAGCGCTGGGACTCAGCCGCATCAACCGCCGTCAACGAAAGTACTACAACAAGTACATTTCGGACGTGTAAGCAGATGAGGATGTCTCACGTAGGCAAACGAGCATGTAAACACAGACAAGCGAGCATGTTCCTGTGAGTCAGAATAATGTCCGCTGGCATGCGTCACTGATCCACATTTTCCGCGCGCGTAGGCTGCATTGAGCGTTCTCGACTGCAGTGCGAACGTTCTTCGCGAGTTCACCCGACCGCTCCGCGGCGTACCGGGTTCTGCGTGCAAAGCTCAAGGCTTGCAGGGTGTATCTCAGCGAGTTTGCCTTGCTGCATTGTGCTTCTTGTGTGCCCTGTTTGGCTGAGGGGGCGGGTGGCTGGAGGCTTTCCGAGTttccgcagcgtctcctcgcgatTGTGAGTGTGGGTCGCCCGTCCGCATGTTTCACGCGGTTTTAGGGAAGTCAAATGAAACGTGTGACGCAGCGGCAAGCGTCAGACCAATCCCTTTCGATGGTAATTTCGAACGTAGCGGTGCCAGTCTGCCTACACATTCCAACTCACGACCCAGGCTGAATTCCGCACGCGGCTgtggcgtgtgcggcgcgttCGTCCgtgtcgctggcggcgcggctttcGGTCAGATCCTGGTTTCGACACTCGCCCGCATCTGTCGCCTCAGCCCATATCGTTGAGAGGGCGGCTACCTCTTGTGTGtgggaggcagaggcgtTTGTCTTTGCCGCCGAGCGTGCAAGAACGCTAGCGGTTCGgactgcgtctgcgccgtgtGCTCCTTTGTCTGCAGAGACGGGTCTGGCTGGCTGCCTCGACGAAAAACTGAGACTACAGGGCCTGGAGACCAGGGGGCGTGAAGCCCTGCGTGCTCTCCTGTGTATAGCCCAACCCGTCTACCGCCAAGTGTTCGCCACGATTCTGTATTGTCTCGTCTCGACTGCTGCCGTTGTCTCTCTAGATCGGAAAGAACTTATTCAACGTAGCTTCTGCGTCAAGCCCTTCGCTATCGCCCTGCTGCTTGCAGCACTGCCGCTTTTCTCAGAAAAGCTGGTTCGCCGCACGGGGTGCGCAAACAGCGCCGGCTCGCGCCGAGAGCGGTCGCTCTGCGTAACTCGACTTAGAACAATACCTGCAAGACGGAGAAAGACTGAGTTGTCGTTTAGTTGAAAAAAAATACTTGCGAATCCAGAAAGGAACGGGATTGCACTCGAAACAAAGGTAAACGGTAAAACTCGAGGAACACTCTCAACGCCACATGCTGTGCGGCGCGAGTCCCCGTGTAGGGGGGCATGACAGCGCCTCCCCAAAGATGCAGATGCACTCAACCTTGGACATCTTTACTTGGAAAACCAATAAGTGAGTCGGGGTCGCGCCGTTTTATTGGTCTTGCTGAGGCTGgtctgcgccgtcctcctGAAGCGAACGACACGCAGTGACAGCGATAGACGGTCATCAGCGTCTTCTCGACCGCAGTCCCAGCTGACGTCCCGAAACAAACGAATATCCACGGAAAATGTGCGCACGACCACTCACGGGACTACAAGCGGTCAGCGCCATGCAGACGGAGAACGGTTAGCTCAGCGCGGACGATCCAAACGGCTACGTGAACGCGCATCTGCGACACCTCTGTGTAGCGGTCTCCCAGGTAGACACACCCTCATCCCGCTAGCACACAGCATGCCACTGAAGAGTTGACAGGGCCCAATCGTGCAGTTCTGTGTCACCTGATGCGTCGCGGCAAAGTGCAGAATGACAGACGACATACGCAATGGAGCGCGCGGTTCCAGCGGCTCCGCTGGTTAAAAACTGCTCAGAGGGCTGCCCACCATATTTTCGCTGATCTCCatgcctttcttcttcatctcctGGCGGAAAAAAAAGTCATCGCTCCAGACTGCGAGACAAgcatgcacacacgcagcacTGTGGAGGATGTGTACAAGCGGGAAGCCTTCCATGTCCTTCCACGCTATCGCGTTCAACTGGGATCGCAGAACGCGTCTCTGTCACCCGTCATGCGGCTGCGCAAGCATCAGTATCTGCCGCTCCACACCGATGAAGCCAGGACAGTAAATGGGCGTCTGACGGTAAGCGCGAGCCTCGGTTCTCATCGGCAGGGCCCCCGATGGATGTACACTACGTCGTCTGGCGGATGTGCGCCGGAACTCCTTATGTGTAATACCCCTCGCCGGCAAAACAGCTCCTTCGGTGGCAggaagccgagagagagaaatcTATTCCCTCGCCAGAGCGGATCGGCTGCAGCCCTTTCGTACTTGGTTTGTTGCGGGCGCCGGGGGCGAAGCCTCCAGATCGAGATAAATTCACGCGAAGTGTCCGCCCGTAGAGTTCGGCGTTGTCCATGTTTTCCATCGCCTCCttggcgtcgtcttcctcctcgaaCTCGACGA is a genomic window of Besnoitia besnoiti strain Bb-Ger1 chromosome IV, whole genome shotgun sequence containing:
- a CDS encoding Hrf1 family protein (encoded by transcript BESB_051980), encoding MMAAPNSFVSSAGPQRFAWQGNPATSHLHPGAASSVAHQNEFVPSQHVRSRGVTNPSSGMLPPGMPLDVGAGQSSAPRPYHVGEAMAGSSAVWSSPFGRPQMDMRADDVTAGQIPGGANHQSEPMGGPRPDGGAPAPGANSDMQKAVMQMMFNTVADNLSTQAASQVSQLQKWFPSAIAVLRPYFSVSQTSVRQRLLQLLFPFLSLWRSTPAAGARSLPAKDFGGDSSHAGSNPLPRDLYTPLMALVTYVLLYALTRGAANDFRPELLGSTASIALLLLAAEVLVAKVSFYVSGAGAVSTLDLFSFCGYKYVHLALLIAVRLFLNALASLEGSRASGAAVPLSAEGAAEGSVEVIDGGEDAGIRAASPDAPGGQSAVESPQRGEALINGASITWIFTVAYVYLFACAAAELLVLLRGATTRCSQENEAAGWQVSRDASRLAGPKSVIFALTLLQVPLCWLLTPSFAAVKGT
- a CDS encoding hypothetical protein (encoded by transcript BESB_051990): MNSSIVRLTREALGSPVAAALSVCSRLPSSFSQLNALSPAAQCRQQFGIPQRSIFACSRRRTVSAQKGIQPTSSGVRKQPVPPQSVGGRRFLGHLATRYTRTKSVCGGTSLMFIGTPSRSNGTVSAPEQSTSTDQKASRTVPPHGLACPTVWYASSQRTRLTRKRKHSTPHTPAPAACFVFQGLKKKLDDLVKSTAVVLFMKGSPQAPMCGFSARAVGILNSLEVEEYTFVDILQYPDVRAVAKKHFNWPTYPLLVVGGAVVGGVDIMEELNRAGELEDQLKKALTACREAESVSPAADTSTA
- a CDS encoding hypothetical protein (encoded by transcript BESB_052000), which translates into the protein MPVPRDAEGEEPGRPLYSSHVTAGSSASAARNPTERPRIPGTVLHPDEIHDRTRHRVEYFEAKQATHYEKKERDAIRTQIGKEIRDKCRAELDDYYDCMCERTFTFVACRSFAAAVQKCIKKYERPEVMDKRWQEIALEREALGLSRINRRQRKYYNKYISDVDGSGWLPRRKTETTGPGDQGA
- a CDS encoding putative peptidyl-prolyl cis-trans isomerase E (encoded by transcript BESB_052010), which encodes MLPVTGKTSLLANTGEERLKRTLYVGGLAEQVEEEVLRAAFLPFGDIKQLEIPKDKTTGLHRGFGFVEFEEEDDAKEAMENMDNAELYGRTLRVNLSRSGGFAPGARNKPIWSDDFFFRQEMKKKGMEISENMEDGADQPQQDQ